A window from Zingiber officinale cultivar Zhangliang chromosome 7A, Zo_v1.1, whole genome shotgun sequence encodes these proteins:
- the LOC122000292 gene encoding protein DROOPING LEAF-like isoform X2 — protein sequence MDLVSPTEHLCYVRCTYCNTVLAVGVPCKRLLDTVTVKCGHCNHLSFLSPRPIQQPLTLAEHPTSQLQVHCSDCLRVSPPSSSFSSESMIQKPPFVVKPPEKKHRMPSAYNRFMKEEIQRIKAAQPDIPHREAFSMAAKNWAKCDPRCSTTIASTSESKKLSPISEVERSNSFNRTENSKVYDHGEKED from the exons ATGGATTTGGTCTCTCCCACTGAGCACCTGTGCTACGTGCGCTGCACCTACTGCAACACTGTTCTTGCG GTTGGGGTTCCATGCAAGAGGCTTCTGGACACAGTGACCGTCAAGTGTGGCCACTGCAACCATCTCTCCTTCCTTAGCCCTAGGCCCATCCAGCAACCCTTAACTCTGGCTGAACATCCAACCAGCCAACTCCAGGTTCATTGCTCCGATTGCCTGAGGGTTTCACCGCCGTCGTCGTCCTTCTCCAGTGAGTCAATGATCCAAAAACCACCCTTCGTTGTGAAAC CTCCTGAGAAGAAACACAGGATGCCTTCTGCTTACAATCGCTTCATGAA GGAGGAAATACAGAGAATCAAAGCTGCTCAGCCTGATATTCCTCACAGAGAAGCATTTAGCATGGCAGCAAAGAAT TGGGCGAAATGCGATCCTCGTTGCTCGACGACAATCGCTTCAACCTCGGAGAGCAAGAAGCTATCTCCGATCTCCGAAGTG GAAAGGAGCAACAGCTTCAACAGGACTGAAAACTCCAAAGTTTATGATCATGGTGAAAAGGAGGATTAG
- the LOC122000292 gene encoding protein DROOPING LEAF-like isoform X3 has protein sequence MIFQKIDRLEVGVPCKRLLDTVTVKCGHCNHLSFLSPRPIQQPLTLAEHPTSQLQVHCSDCLRVSPPSSSFSSESMIQKPPFVVKPPEKKHRMPSAYNRFMKEEIQRIKAAQPDIPHREAFSMAAKNWAKCDPRCSTTIASTSESKKLSPISEVERSNSFNRTENSKVYDHGEKED, from the exons ATGATCTTTCAGAAGATCGATCGACTAGAA GTTGGGGTTCCATGCAAGAGGCTTCTGGACACAGTGACCGTCAAGTGTGGCCACTGCAACCATCTCTCCTTCCTTAGCCCTAGGCCCATCCAGCAACCCTTAACTCTGGCTGAACATCCAACCAGCCAACTCCAGGTTCATTGCTCCGATTGCCTGAGGGTTTCACCGCCGTCGTCGTCCTTCTCCAGTGAGTCAATGATCCAAAAACCACCCTTCGTTGTGAAAC CTCCTGAGAAGAAACACAGGATGCCTTCTGCTTACAATCGCTTCATGAA GGAGGAAATACAGAGAATCAAAGCTGCTCAGCCTGATATTCCTCACAGAGAAGCATTTAGCATGGCAGCAAAGAAT TGGGCGAAATGCGATCCTCGTTGCTCGACGACAATCGCTTCAACCTCGGAGAGCAAGAAGCTATCTCCGATCTCCGAAGTG GAAAGGAGCAACAGCTTCAACAGGACTGAAAACTCCAAAGTTTATGATCATGGTGAAAAGGAGGATTAG
- the LOC122000292 gene encoding protein DROOPING LEAF-like isoform X1 produces MHEETRLLGFPCFSFKIRSRYFLLLKTLVGVPCKRLLDTVTVKCGHCNHLSFLSPRPIQQPLTLAEHPTSQLQVHCSDCLRVSPPSSSFSSESMIQKPPFVVKPPEKKHRMPSAYNRFMKEEIQRIKAAQPDIPHREAFSMAAKNWAKCDPRCSTTIASTSESKKLSPISEVERSNSFNRTENSKVYDHGEKED; encoded by the exons ATGCACGAGGAGACTCGATTgctagggtttccatgctttagttTTAAGATCAGGAGTCGTTATTTTTTACTACTTAAAACACTT GTTGGGGTTCCATGCAAGAGGCTTCTGGACACAGTGACCGTCAAGTGTGGCCACTGCAACCATCTCTCCTTCCTTAGCCCTAGGCCCATCCAGCAACCCTTAACTCTGGCTGAACATCCAACCAGCCAACTCCAGGTTCATTGCTCCGATTGCCTGAGGGTTTCACCGCCGTCGTCGTCCTTCTCCAGTGAGTCAATGATCCAAAAACCACCCTTCGTTGTGAAAC CTCCTGAGAAGAAACACAGGATGCCTTCTGCTTACAATCGCTTCATGAA GGAGGAAATACAGAGAATCAAAGCTGCTCAGCCTGATATTCCTCACAGAGAAGCATTTAGCATGGCAGCAAAGAAT TGGGCGAAATGCGATCCTCGTTGCTCGACGACAATCGCTTCAACCTCGGAGAGCAAGAAGCTATCTCCGATCTCCGAAGTG GAAAGGAGCAACAGCTTCAACAGGACTGAAAACTCCAAAGTTTATGATCATGGTGAAAAGGAGGATTAG